The following proteins are co-located in the Dyadobacter chenwenxiniae genome:
- a CDS encoding OmpA family protein, which translates to MKIYIVFFWIYATLAISSPLLAQDPSQTTTVPKKGFFGKLAEGAGKIITVNGQPMGGNSENKQGRSVTKRLGSKVVENGWSDYGGGGTWQGTGHLDFVTTSPRNHVYYFEVAEPNTHITFSAESNMLNLPRGIVTEFNGDVNHYLDDYTLPRAGKYKIQVATQWRYQKGKYRFELKGPIQNFYQEPIPRWFEQELTFGEEGGGGVNNNFFSPRNHCYVFEPEEGTVLDINVEANGVPVQVGLVNPAGSVNMGMSGEEPGLHYVVSKVDQKGSYQIWVATREPNAKAKYKLEVMGKLKTTPKRIESKFQAQKGQFSANNRRHEYTIQAKPGILEFIYRSTNVEASLIKVYDKNGEELVPHFDNSPTSRLINRSYVIKEAGICKLVIETQQPTAGDYDLLTWGNFDAITHQQINMPDNTTRKPKVTPGGNAAYPANYSVFMENGISQFQAKLYEDALSNFNSAFLAANQKDTLSALYAGLTADALKDYEKANSYIYEYIKAGGRDERYIQPLLSRYKQNSQNEKVDEILQMIKTPTVVLDKSNNTYQYRGRIIDKKSHTVPSGTIVIYEDLSTGELLGQTEVNNETGDYVLDLPYGRRYGITAKAKGFVASSVNLDLIKPEKKIVIKPTALYVAPVEVGTTVNINNIFFATGKSNLLPESYAELNRIASFLTENNSVGVEIAGHTDDVGNDQTNLTLSQDRADAVSFYLISKGIVRSRLRSRGYGESRPLADNRAEDGKAQNRRVEFVIVQN; encoded by the coding sequence ATGAAAATATATATAGTCTTTTTCTGGATTTATGCTACGTTAGCAATTTCTTCGCCACTTCTCGCCCAAGATCCATCGCAAACTACAACAGTCCCCAAAAAAGGGTTCTTTGGAAAATTAGCAGAAGGCGCTGGGAAAATAATTACAGTCAATGGACAACCTATGGGAGGTAATTCTGAAAACAAACAAGGACGAAGTGTTACAAAAAGACTAGGTTCAAAAGTAGTTGAAAATGGTTGGTCCGACTATGGAGGAGGAGGAACCTGGCAAGGTACAGGACATCTTGATTTTGTTACGACATCGCCAAGAAACCACGTCTACTACTTCGAAGTTGCCGAGCCAAATACTCACATTACGTTCTCGGCAGAATCAAATATGCTAAACCTGCCGAGGGGTATCGTAACGGAGTTTAACGGCGACGTTAATCACTATCTTGACGATTACACACTTCCACGAGCAGGCAAATATAAAATTCAGGTCGCAACTCAATGGCGGTACCAGAAAGGCAAATACCGTTTCGAGTTGAAAGGGCCAATCCAAAACTTCTACCAGGAGCCTATTCCCCGGTGGTTTGAGCAAGAATTGACATTTGGCGAAGAAGGGGGCGGAGGAGTAAACAATAACTTCTTTTCGCCACGCAATCACTGTTATGTTTTTGAGCCAGAAGAAGGGACCGTTCTTGACATCAATGTTGAAGCAAATGGTGTACCTGTTCAAGTTGGTCTGGTAAATCCAGCTGGTTCGGTAAATATGGGAATGTCTGGAGAAGAACCAGGGCTGCATTATGTCGTAAGTAAAGTCGATCAAAAAGGATCCTATCAAATATGGGTTGCAACTCGTGAACCTAATGCAAAAGCTAAGTATAAATTAGAGGTTATGGGTAAACTAAAAACTACCCCTAAACGCATCGAATCTAAATTCCAAGCTCAAAAAGGGCAATTTTCAGCTAACAATAGACGGCACGAATATACGATCCAGGCTAAACCTGGCATACTTGAATTCATTTACCGCTCCACAAACGTCGAAGCGAGTTTAATTAAAGTGTACGATAAAAATGGCGAGGAGTTAGTACCCCATTTTGACAACAGTCCAACATCTCGATTGATTAATCGCTCGTATGTGATAAAAGAAGCTGGTATCTGTAAACTGGTCATAGAAACGCAGCAACCAACCGCCGGCGATTATGATTTGCTAACGTGGGGGAACTTCGATGCAATCACACATCAGCAAATCAATATGCCGGATAACACAACCCGAAAACCGAAAGTCACACCAGGGGGGAATGCAGCTTATCCAGCAAATTACAGTGTTTTCATGGAAAACGGAATATCTCAATTTCAGGCGAAATTATATGAAGATGCCTTATCCAATTTTAATAGTGCATTCTTAGCGGCGAATCAAAAAGACACCTTGTCAGCTTTGTATGCTGGCCTTACCGCTGACGCGCTAAAAGATTACGAAAAAGCTAATTCTTATATTTATGAATACATAAAAGCAGGAGGAAGAGATGAAAGATATATTCAACCACTTTTGTCCCGATATAAGCAAAATAGCCAAAATGAAAAAGTTGATGAAATTCTTCAAATGATTAAAACGCCGACCGTCGTTTTGGATAAATCTAACAATACGTATCAGTATCGGGGACGCATTATAGACAAAAAAAGTCATACGGTGCCGTCAGGAACTATTGTCATATACGAAGATTTAAGCACAGGCGAGTTATTGGGGCAAACTGAGGTAAATAACGAGACTGGAGATTACGTGCTTGATTTGCCTTATGGTCGACGCTATGGCATCACGGCCAAAGCAAAGGGTTTTGTAGCCAGTTCGGTAAATTTAGATTTAATTAAGCCCGAAAAAAAAATCGTTATCAAACCAACAGCATTATACGTTGCACCTGTTGAGGTTGGAACAACCGTTAATATTAACAACATCTTTTTTGCAACAGGTAAGTCAAATCTGCTCCCTGAATCATATGCAGAGCTTAACCGTATTGCCAGCTTCTTAACGGAGAACAATAGTGTCGGTGTAGAGATCGCTGGTCACACCGATGACGTCGGCAACGACCAAACTAATCTGACGCTTTCGCAAGACAGGGCCGATGCCGTTAGCTTCTACCTAATTTCAAAAGGTATTGTCAGATCGCGCCTACGTAGCCGGGGTTACGGTGAAAGTCGACCCCTTGCAGATAATAGGGCAGAAGACGGGAAGGCGCAAAATCGGCGAGTGGAGTTTGTAATTGTCCAAAATTGA
- a CDS encoding ABC transporter permease encodes MKSVEPPRFILRFLEWFCKPEYHADIEGDLLEIYDRRVEHWGRNRANLHLCKDVLFLFRPGIIRSAKIHQPLTSNGMIKSYFLMGWRNLWKNKLYSTLNVLGLTFGMVCFLLIGLYVYDELNFDTQHSNAERIYRVITHEKSPNNEATTVAAAGYMVAEDPTQTFANVERTTRMQRIGRANLVDPENPVNVQEAITVADEYLLQVFDFPLLEGDRRTALKEPNSIAITEELAMRIFGRTDVINKNLQFSHMDNPVKITAILKNHPKNSSFTFTSVLSESTRYSNEEFMREALSDWTSQNYTVYALLKPDANADSVSSKITRLVHANVTLEPGTKLSYNLQPLKDVHLKSDGIIDGARNANVDPIPQGNPVYVTVFLFTAILVLLIAGINYSNLTTARASSRLKEIGVRKVIGAVPGNLIGQFLVESFITIVIAFGVAVLIVAVLLPSFNEFANKKFLLFSSVGLGFWAAAAGLIIAMGLLSGGYAALLLSYFKPVSLLKGLVLKSGSDFSVRKALVVLQFTISTVMIIGTIVLFRQVHFLNESNLGFNKDLMVVIDVNVGKARSNFDWVKNEMSKIAAVEQVTVTSHVPGDWKTLVRVKLKKEGGSDQLHTAYVIGADKDFLATYGIELLKGRNFGNKNDTSAVLINEAAAKILGITHVSNEAVEIPQSARGSSFAPVYDDINASFKPRVVGIVKDFHFQSLRAKIEPLIIAYHDNPIYPIDYYSVKIQPQNIQATLEKLKAVMVANDEREPFEYHFLDEQLARFYIEDQRSQTILGWVALASVVIACLGLFGLATYSAQQRLKEIGVRKVLGANLLSIMALLSKDFVKLVLIACCFAFPVAWFGANWWLQEYAYHIDAEWWIFALAGVITTGIALLTVSYQAIKAALMTPVKTLRSE; translated from the coding sequence ATGAAAAGCGTTGAGCCACCCCGTTTCATCTTGCGTTTCCTGGAATGGTTTTGCAAGCCGGAATATCATGCAGACATCGAAGGAGACCTGCTTGAAATCTACGATAGAAGGGTAGAACACTGGGGGAGAAACCGGGCAAATTTACACTTGTGCAAAGACGTTTTGTTCCTCTTCAGACCGGGAATTATCCGATCGGCTAAAATTCACCAACCTTTAACCTCCAACGGTATGATCAAAAGTTATTTTTTGATGGGGTGGAGAAACCTCTGGAAAAACAAACTCTACTCGACGCTCAATGTGTTGGGCCTTACATTCGGCATGGTTTGTTTCCTGTTGATCGGTCTCTACGTGTATGATGAACTCAACTTCGATACGCAACATAGTAATGCGGAAAGAATTTATCGTGTAATTACCCACGAAAAAAGCCCCAACAATGAAGCTACAACAGTCGCCGCAGCAGGGTATATGGTGGCCGAAGATCCCACGCAAACTTTTGCGAATGTAGAGCGGACAACACGCATGCAACGCATTGGGCGTGCCAACCTTGTCGATCCCGAGAATCCCGTCAATGTACAGGAGGCCATCACTGTCGCGGATGAATATTTGCTTCAGGTGTTTGATTTTCCGCTTCTTGAGGGCGATCGGCGTACTGCGTTAAAAGAGCCGAATTCTATTGCTATTACCGAAGAGCTCGCTATGAGAATCTTCGGCAGGACTGATGTAATCAATAAAAATTTGCAGTTCAGCCACATGGATAATCCAGTAAAGATCACAGCGATCTTGAAAAATCACCCAAAGAATTCCAGCTTTACTTTTACGAGTGTGTTGTCGGAGTCGACGCGGTATTCTAATGAAGAATTCATGCGTGAAGCCCTGAGTGACTGGACTTCACAGAACTACACCGTCTATGCATTGTTAAAGCCTGATGCGAATGCTGATTCTGTATCCAGTAAGATCACTCGCCTGGTTCATGCCAATGTAACGCTCGAACCAGGCACAAAACTTTCGTACAATCTTCAGCCATTGAAGGACGTGCATTTGAAATCTGACGGAATTATCGATGGCGCAAGAAATGCAAATGTTGATCCCATTCCGCAGGGAAACCCGGTATATGTAACAGTGTTCTTATTTACGGCCATTCTTGTGTTACTGATCGCAGGAATAAACTACTCGAATCTGACCACAGCCCGGGCCTCAAGCCGGCTTAAGGAAATCGGTGTCCGAAAAGTGATCGGAGCGGTGCCTGGCAATCTGATAGGGCAGTTTCTGGTCGAATCCTTCATCACAATAGTGATCGCGTTCGGGGTTGCTGTGCTCATCGTTGCGGTTTTGCTGCCTTCATTCAATGAATTTGCCAATAAAAAGTTTTTGCTTTTCTCCTCCGTGGGCTTAGGTTTCTGGGCCGCTGCGGCAGGCCTGATCATTGCGATGGGTTTGCTTTCTGGTGGCTACGCCGCCCTGTTGCTTTCCTATTTCAAACCGGTTTCATTACTAAAAGGCCTGGTGCTCAAAAGTGGTAGTGATTTCTCCGTGCGCAAAGCATTGGTCGTCCTGCAGTTCACAATTTCGACTGTAATGATCATTGGAACGATTGTGCTCTTCAGGCAGGTACATTTTTTAAACGAGAGTAACCTGGGCTTCAACAAAGACCTGATGGTGGTCATCGACGTGAATGTGGGCAAGGCCCGCTCTAACTTTGACTGGGTGAAAAACGAAATGTCGAAGATTGCTGCTGTGGAGCAAGTTACTGTAACATCGCATGTGCCTGGGGATTGGAAAACTTTAGTGAGAGTCAAACTCAAAAAGGAGGGCGGTAGCGACCAGCTGCACACAGCCTATGTGATTGGTGCGGATAAGGATTTTCTAGCCACCTATGGGATCGAGTTGCTCAAAGGCAGGAACTTTGGCAATAAGAATGACACCTCCGCCGTCCTGATCAACGAAGCGGCTGCTAAAATTCTCGGCATTACCCATGTTTCCAATGAAGCTGTTGAGATTCCGCAAAGTGCCCGGGGTTCCTCTTTTGCTCCGGTTTATGATGATATCAACGCTTCGTTTAAACCGCGTGTGGTCGGCATCGTGAAGGATTTCCACTTTCAATCACTTCGGGCGAAGATCGAGCCATTGATCATTGCCTACCACGACAACCCGATTTATCCTATCGATTATTATTCAGTAAAGATCCAACCGCAGAACATTCAGGCTACCCTGGAAAAGCTTAAAGCAGTAATGGTGGCAAACGATGAACGCGAGCCTTTCGAATACCACTTCCTCGACGAGCAGCTCGCTCGGTTCTACATTGAAGATCAGCGCAGCCAAACGATTCTCGGTTGGGTCGCCCTGGCCAGCGTGGTCATTGCATGCCTGGGCCTTTTCGGACTTGCTACCTACTCGGCACAACAACGGTTAAAGGAAATCGGTGTAAGAAAAGTTCTGGGTGCCAATCTGTTAAGCATTATGGCGTTGCTCTCTAAAGATTTTGTGAAACTGGTTTTAATCGCCTGCTGCTTTGCATTCCCTGTTGCGTGGTTTGGCGCTAACTGGTGGCTTCAGGAGTATGCTTATCACATCGACGCGGAGTGGTGGATCTTTGCACTGGCTGGCGTGATAACAACCGGTATTGCCCTGCTCACGGTGAGTTACCAGGCCATCAAGGCCGCATTGATGACCCCGGTGAAGACTCTCAGGTCGGAGTAA
- a CDS encoding PDDEXK nuclease domain-containing protein: MPESVKKQAYLAVKDNYTFDFLNLAEKHSESDLEESLIKNIHEFLLEMGSEFTFVGNQYKVLVDKREYKIDLLLYHRKLQSLIAIDLKIGEFGPERNGKMEFYLSVLNDKVRLPHENPAIGIIICKSKNRTIVE; encoded by the coding sequence TTGCCTGAGAGCGTTAAAAAGCAGGCTTACTTGGCTGTAAAGGATAACTATACCTTTGATTTCTTAAATCTTGCAGAGAAACATTCAGAGAGTGATCTTGAAGAATCGCTAATCAAAAACATTCACGAGTTCCTGCTGGAAATGGGGTCAGAATTTACCTTTGTGGGAAACCAGTATAAAGTATTGGTTGACAAAAGGGAATATAAAATTGATCTGCTCTTATACCATAGAAAGCTACAGAGTCTAATTGCCATCGACCTGAAAATAGGCGAATTTGGACCAGAGCGCAATGGGAAAATGGAGTTTTACCTTTCCGTACTCAATGACAAGGTGCGACTACCTCATGAAAATCCGGCAATAGGAATCATCATTTGTAAAAGTAAAAATCGAACGATAGTTGAATAA
- a CDS encoding histidine kinase dimerization/phosphoacceptor domain -containing protein, whose product MQLLLHNIPLYCLLDDGCRCKFAERRHFVLNCYRGIRHLSHIGAFYVWAMTACMSQETIKLQVQPKRLKNAQEIEQKAIAARDSILLAEAWYLYGKMYVLAGDYRSAHAYFMKAFRVIEPKGDSFELNRLYRRLAENEERLGHFQEALRLGNQSLAIAQRVRSNPGLAGSYMVLGDIYKRIWETQGSQNQKIYLLAVINYRQTESLCHQVKDSMGIADACVRLGMLYLRANDRQAISYLQRAIKLYHPDEKIGNRIQAMLNLASAFASAGNYQLAFRTIREAEKLYQTKWTADYSLLLEFEKQYIQCYQAVHQWQAAFDHLEKLHKLEKSQLMADNQGAISRLNIAYQTSKKESLLHAQANELSTLHLQQRFFLVTSMLLILTIGLSITFFRLYRKNQRTSRQNQELVKEQNHRVKNNLQVISSLLSLQADQLTDEKARQAIEESYLRVKSMAILHRKLYDGDQLAKVDLEEFIPELVIGILQTFGISKIEPAFFIDPIHLSADKATPFGLILTELITNACKHAFADNPSPKLQISCRQKGRNIHLEVADNGRGLVPQMPMIPLHALLRTQSGTFGIQLIQSQLAQLKADGHFETVRPEAGQGTKFHMDFNA is encoded by the coding sequence GTGCAACTGCTACTTCACAATATCCCTTTATATTGTCTTCTTGATGATGGCTGCCGGTGTAAATTTGCTGAACGCCGTCACTTCGTTCTGAACTGCTATCGTGGCATCAGGCACTTGTCTCATATCGGCGCATTTTACGTGTGGGCGATGACGGCTTGTATGTCCCAAGAAACCATCAAACTACAGGTTCAGCCGAAACGTTTGAAGAATGCTCAGGAAATTGAGCAAAAGGCTATTGCAGCCCGTGATTCGATACTTTTAGCCGAAGCGTGGTATCTCTACGGGAAAATGTATGTGCTGGCCGGAGATTACCGCAGCGCACACGCCTATTTTATGAAAGCCTTTCGTGTCATTGAACCAAAAGGCGATTCCTTTGAGCTCAATCGGCTCTACCGGCGGTTGGCTGAAAACGAAGAACGGTTAGGGCATTTTCAAGAAGCACTCCGCCTGGGCAATCAATCTCTGGCCATTGCCCAGCGAGTTCGTTCCAACCCAGGTCTTGCAGGTTCCTATATGGTATTAGGCGACATCTACAAGAGGATATGGGAAACCCAGGGAAGCCAGAATCAAAAAATCTATCTCCTTGCCGTGATCAATTACAGGCAAACCGAATCGCTCTGTCACCAGGTAAAGGATTCTATGGGCATCGCCGATGCCTGTGTACGGCTAGGAATGCTATACCTACGGGCAAATGACCGACAGGCGATTTCCTATCTTCAAAGGGCTATTAAACTATATCACCCCGATGAGAAGATCGGTAATCGCATTCAGGCCATGTTAAACCTGGCATCCGCATTCGCTTCGGCAGGAAATTATCAATTGGCATTCCGGACAATCAGGGAGGCAGAAAAACTGTATCAAACCAAATGGACAGCTGATTACTCACTGTTGTTAGAATTCGAGAAACAATATATTCAATGTTATCAGGCAGTTCATCAGTGGCAGGCTGCATTTGACCATCTAGAGAAGCTACACAAATTGGAAAAAAGCCAGTTGATGGCCGACAATCAGGGGGCCATCAGCCGTTTAAACATTGCTTATCAAACCAGTAAAAAAGAATCCTTGCTACATGCGCAAGCTAACGAGCTTTCCACCCTTCATCTCCAGCAACGCTTTTTCCTGGTAACCTCGATGCTGCTGATATTGACCATCGGCTTAAGCATTACCTTTTTCCGGCTTTATCGCAAAAACCAACGGACCAGTCGTCAAAATCAAGAATTGGTGAAAGAGCAAAATCACCGGGTCAAAAATAATCTTCAAGTGATTTCAAGCTTGCTAAGCCTGCAAGCGGACCAATTAACGGATGAAAAGGCCCGGCAAGCCATTGAAGAATCCTATTTGCGTGTAAAATCCATGGCTATCCTTCACCGTAAGCTCTACGATGGTGACCAGTTGGCCAAAGTTGATTTGGAAGAATTCATTCCTGAACTGGTAATTGGTATCCTGCAAACCTTCGGGATAAGCAAAATCGAACCTGCTTTTTTTATTGATCCAATCCATTTATCAGCTGACAAGGCCACTCCATTCGGGCTGATATTGACCGAACTGATAACTAACGCATGCAAACACGCCTTTGCTGACAATCCATCTCCTAAATTACAAATAAGCTGCCGGCAGAAAGGGCGGAATATTCACCTTGAAGTGGCTGACAACGGGCGGGGGTTGGTTCCACAAATGCCTATGATACCACTGCATGCCTTATTAAGAACACAGAGTGGCACATTCGGAATACAACTTATTCAATCTCAACTGGCGCAGCTGAAGGCGGATGGCCATTTTGAGACTGTCCGGCCAGAAGCCGGGCAAGGAACAAAATTCCATATGGATTTTAACGCTTAG
- a CDS encoding PadR family transcriptional regulator, whose protein sequence is MKRFQLGEFEEIVLLTVGVLHGNAYGVTIKDEIEQRLNREVSVGSLQITLRRLESKGFLKSTPGDSTESRRGRPKLFFEVTAYGKKALDYCKESRDELWKALPQMVLNLK, encoded by the coding sequence ATGAAACGTTTTCAGCTCGGTGAATTCGAGGAGATCGTCCTCCTTACGGTGGGCGTGTTGCACGGCAATGCATACGGAGTAACTATCAAGGATGAGATCGAACAACGTCTTAACCGGGAAGTATCCGTCGGCTCCTTGCAGATTACATTGCGGAGACTGGAATCCAAAGGCTTCCTGAAGTCAACGCCCGGGGATTCAACCGAAAGCCGGCGTGGACGACCAAAGCTTTTCTTCGAAGTCACAGCTTACGGAAAAAAAGCTCTGGACTATTGTAAAGAATCGCGCGACGAGCTATGGAAGGCGCTGCCCCAAATGGTGCTTAACCTTAAATAA
- a CDS encoding response regulator gives MNSLQILIVEDEILIAMMLRNALEKNGYNVTAMARTLTDARESVLVNPPDLAVIDITLDGAEGNGVETAKELSDLHPMPIIYLTANSDLDQFLEAQQTRPSAYMLKPFKEDELLFNIELAYHNFISTIQHPRFEGHMMLPVKQGLEMVVLDNVMYLKAGGAYAEVVMANGTRHLVSTGLGQLEHYFKKDFFRLSRSYVINLRHIKRIKENELLLSDELTLLPIPDAHRKELLNRLTVVRTKPSTKK, from the coding sequence ATGAATTCTCTGCAGATTTTGATCGTCGAAGATGAAATACTTATAGCAATGATGCTACGAAATGCTCTCGAAAAGAACGGTTACAATGTAACTGCTATGGCTAGGACATTAACCGATGCCCGCGAATCGGTGCTGGTTAATCCGCCTGATTTGGCGGTGATTGATATTACGCTTGATGGAGCAGAAGGTAACGGTGTCGAAACTGCAAAAGAATTATCTGACTTACATCCCATGCCCATTATTTACCTAACAGCAAATTCTGACTTAGATCAATTTCTTGAGGCTCAGCAAACCAGGCCATCCGCCTATATGCTCAAACCATTTAAGGAAGATGAACTGCTATTCAATATAGAATTGGCATATCATAATTTCATATCGACAATACAACATCCCCGTTTTGAAGGGCACATGATGTTACCTGTGAAGCAAGGTCTTGAAATGGTGGTTTTGGATAATGTGATGTACCTGAAGGCAGGTGGCGCCTATGCGGAAGTGGTTATGGCTAACGGTACCCGCCACTTAGTGAGCACAGGCCTTGGACAGTTGGAGCACTATTTTAAAAAAGATTTCTTTCGGCTCTCCCGTTCCTACGTCATAAACCTTCGCCATATTAAGCGTATAAAGGAGAATGAATTGCTATTAAGTGATGAACTGACCCTTCTGCCCATTCCTGATGCCCACAGAAAGGAATTGCTCAATCGACTAACGGTTGTCCGTACGAAGCCTTCGACTAAGAAATAG